Proteins found in one Paenibacillus sp. FSL R10-2782 genomic segment:
- a CDS encoding ABC transporter ATP-binding protein — MSQSNGQKNDLVSLSYKNIFRTFLFWPRIFRLLWDTHPAFLIAILITNLFKGAIPAVILLATRELINSVVGGVSGGSFQPVFIAFGVLIGINIVYDLISIGESFFRKMFQSQLSNQVNIRLIEKAQKMSLQSFEDADVQNMLQRAQGEADYRPFEIFTQILAIISSVVTLFSVGAILIAWKWWAFLFIFLIPCLSFYSFLRIGQREFNVHFQRAGRQRESWYLSFLVTRDNSFKEVKIFQLGDYLRKRYKTILEGFYREDKVLAVRRSYTSLVFQIVNQGAGGFIIFMAVQATFVGQILVGNLVSLIQAITLTQSTSQSIVQGILSLCQNNLYIKQLFDFLDMPEEAETQTINQSLSAIQSIEFRNVSFRYPNTEVNAISNVSFTLSQGEKLAIVGRNGSGKSTIVKLLTHLYSEFEGEILINGHSIHEMDKDSFREKIGVVFQDFVHYEMAVRDNIGFGNVSSREMDEDIWTAIDKAGITDLVVSLPDKIDTLLGKWFEDGQQLSGGQWQRIAIARAFMRNADVYVLDEPSSFLDPHAEKEVFQKFDQLVNEKLGVFISHRLSSARMADTIILMEEGKIIEAGSHEYLLDMNGVYAEMFRLQASSYLPQRECDFQEENTSPSLVRTSGG, encoded by the coding sequence ATGTCACAGTCTAATGGGCAAAAAAATGATTTGGTGTCATTGTCTTATAAGAATATATTTCGTACTTTTTTATTTTGGCCTCGTATATTCAGATTACTATGGGATACTCATCCCGCCTTTCTAATTGCTATACTCATTACTAATTTGTTTAAAGGTGCGATTCCTGCTGTGATTCTTTTAGCTACGAGAGAATTGATCAACAGTGTGGTGGGAGGGGTGTCAGGAGGAAGCTTTCAACCTGTTTTTATTGCTTTTGGCGTCTTAATAGGCATCAACATTGTGTATGATTTGATAAGCATAGGAGAAAGTTTTTTTCGAAAAATGTTTCAAAGTCAACTATCAAACCAAGTTAATATCAGACTTATTGAAAAAGCACAGAAGATGTCTTTGCAGTCGTTTGAGGATGCAGATGTCCAAAATATGCTTCAACGGGCTCAGGGAGAGGCAGATTACAGGCCTTTTGAAATTTTTACTCAAATCCTGGCCATTATTAGTAGTGTTGTAACCTTATTTTCAGTGGGCGCTATTCTTATAGCGTGGAAATGGTGGGCGTTCTTATTTATTTTTCTTATTCCCTGTTTATCATTCTATTCTTTCTTACGCATCGGACAAAGAGAATTTAATGTTCATTTTCAAAGGGCAGGAAGGCAACGCGAATCCTGGTACTTGTCTTTTTTAGTTACCAGAGATAACAGTTTTAAAGAAGTAAAAATTTTTCAATTGGGAGACTATTTGCGAAAAAGATATAAGACTATACTTGAAGGATTTTACCGTGAGGATAAAGTTCTAGCAGTTCGTAGGTCATATACTTCTCTTGTATTTCAAATTGTAAACCAGGGGGCAGGTGGATTTATTATTTTCATGGCAGTACAAGCTACTTTTGTAGGCCAAATTTTAGTAGGGAACTTGGTAAGCTTAATTCAGGCTATAACGTTAACACAGTCAACATCCCAGAGCATCGTACAGGGAATTTTAAGCTTGTGCCAAAACAATTTATACATTAAGCAGCTATTCGACTTTTTAGATATGCCTGAGGAAGCGGAGACACAAACAATAAATCAGAGTTTGTCCGCCATTCAAAGTATTGAATTTCGCAATGTTTCGTTTAGGTATCCAAATACTGAGGTAAATGCAATTTCAAATGTTAGCTTCACTCTTTCTCAAGGAGAGAAGCTAGCCATTGTAGGAAGAAATGGTTCGGGTAAATCAACCATCGTTAAGCTGTTGACTCATTTGTACTCAGAATTTGAAGGGGAAATTTTAATTAATGGGCACTCTATACATGAAATGGATAAAGATAGCTTCAGAGAAAAGATAGGAGTTGTTTTTCAGGATTTTGTACATTATGAGATGGCTGTTAGAGATAATATAGGTTTTGGAAATGTGTCTTCTAGAGAAATGGATGAGGACATTTGGACAGCTATAGACAAAGCTGGAATTACAGATTTGGTAGTCAGTCTGCCCGATAAAATTGATACCTTGCTTGGAAAATGGTTTGAAGACGGACAACAGCTATCTGGAGGACAGTGGCAGCGTATTGCAATAGCAAGAGCTTTCATGAGGAACGCCGATGTATATGTCTTGGATGAACCAAGCTCGTTTTTGGACCCACACGCAGAGAAAGAGGTTTTTCAAAAGTTTGATCAGCTTGTAAATGAGAAATTAGGAGTGTTTATCTCTCACAGATTGTCCTCTGCACGCATGGCGGATACCATCATTTTAATGGAGGAGGGCAAAATCATTGAGGCAGGGAGCCATGAATACTTACTGGATATGAACGGGGTATATGCTGAAATGTTTCGGCTACAAGCCTCGTCGTATCTTCCACAACGAGAATGTGACTTTCAGGAGGAAAATACGTCGCCCTCTTTAGTAAGGACGTCAGGTGGATAA